A region of the bacterium genome:
AGAACGCCTCGAGGATCTCGCGCGTGCCGGCGACCTGGAAGAAACCGGTGGCCCCGCTGCGCTCGCTCATGGACTGACACCCGCCGGCGGCGCCGCTTGAGGCGCGCCGCCGCGGGTCCGGGAAACTAGGACTTCTTCTCTTCGCCCTCGATCTTCTTCTTCTCGGGCGTGACGTCGATCTCGTTGGCTTCCTTCATCGACTTCTTGAAGTTGCCGATCGCCTGGCCCATCCCCTTGCCGATCTCGGGCAGTTTGTTGGCGCCAAAGATGACGAGGACGATCGCCAGCACAACCAGCAGCTCGGTCATGCCGATTCCGAACATGGTTCTTCACCTCCTCTGCCGGGGGGCATACTAAGTCCTTCCCCCCGAGAATGCAACAGAATCGGGCCTCACTCCCTCCGCGCCCACGCGCGGATCGGGAGACTCAACCTGCGCCCTTCCCGTGGCCTCCGACAAGTCCCGCGCGTCCACATGCCGCGTACC
Encoded here:
- the tatA gene encoding twin-arginine translocase TatA/TatE family subunit → MFGIGMTELLVVLAIVLVIFGANKLPEIGKGMGQAIGNFKKSMKEANEIDVTPEKKKIEGEEKKS